The genomic window GCTTCACTAATTACCATTTGCTTAAGAGGTATTTTTACCTCCACCATCCGTTTCAACATACACACAACTGATGCAAATCGTGTTTCAGCAATAGCTAGTAGCTTCAAATGGCTAAACTCATTGAACATAGAAAGCCGCATGCCATGGTTCATTATAAAATTCTTGATGATTTGGGCTTCACTTCTAATAACATGTATAAATTCAAGTTGTTTCCAAACAAATTCCTCCTCTTCATTCTTTGGGAGTTTTGGCGCACAAATACTTTTCAAAGCAAGATTGAGAGTATGCACAACACATGGTGTCCAGAATATATTCTCATATTCAGCTTCAATAAGAAGACCCGCACCTTTGCAATTTGCAGCATTGTCTGTGATGATTTGTACCACATTTTGACGACCCACTTCTTCAATAACAGACTTCAGCTTCTCAGCAATGTATTCTTTTGTCTTCACTTGCCCTTCACAATTATCAGCCCTCAAGAACATAGGTGTCTTCTCAGAAACAGCAACAAAGTTGATGAGTAGTCGCCTCTGCGGATCT from Phragmites australis chromosome 14, lpPhrAust1.1, whole genome shotgun sequence includes these protein-coding regions:
- the LOC133890783 gene encoding uncharacterized protein LOC133890783; translation: MPRYNKLRTSLLKQERGHIEMLLQSSKSTWQEKGVTICADGWSDPQRRLLINFVAVSEKTPMFLRADNCEGQVKTKEYIAEKLKSVIEEVGRQNVVQIITDNAANCKGAGLLIEAEYENIFWTPCVVHTLNLALKSICAPKLPKNEEEEFVWKQLEFIHVIRSEAQIIKNFIMNHGMRLSMFNEFSHLKLLAIAETRFASVVCMLKRMVEVKIPLKQMVISEAWDIYKDDAQTTALVHDKVLSEVWWRNVEYILKITTPIYEMIRVADTNTPYLHLIYEMWDSMIEKVKKEIYQWEGKQPDEESDLYLVIHKILVDRWTKGNNPLHCMAHSLNPR